Proteins encoded within one genomic window of Columba livia isolate bColLiv1 breed racing homer chromosome 1, bColLiv1.pat.W.v2, whole genome shotgun sequence:
- the BRCA2 gene encoding breast cancer type 2 susceptibility protein isoform X3 yields the protein MDKKMAYSPVERPAFFEIFKAHCSESDLGPISLNWFEELSAEAPPYESKLLGELDGPPGWLDRTFKTPRAKLSTYSQLASTPLIFKEQNTILPPYSSPGKELDQKKTGASRDNLISPSIARRKADQENEIFASPHGTCHNCLAARYANPTILRNTYRTPQRSTIPGPYGSLFCTPKLLEVRTPKRISESLGAEVDPDMSWSSSLATPPTLGATVIIARENDSISGAKQQGERADIALQSFVSNHDKCPGTSDTGLLSVPETVKPNAEDDIKDFESEMLDALFGEMNSFEDTFNMPANSNGTLLLMPRALDVVEKCEINTDKAQGKGDVPCEQSVRRKAGISHDLKTTSQTENSLPIEMNDSLLQNIDEDTGAVKDSCPVGHEKELESLTITGDVQDYRTYVSAENEKPMKEAVPSSSSQWSQLSLSDLDVTHLETSLCSSPSSDFCREKNLGDKSVLVTKDDAVETSLLNTSGFIKAQKLLSANLSEKCYDVQNSENNQTWEITPVKSVSVSVQDPKLVKGCADEVSKMSFLNCNSFLIESTNVTEYSVVYNGSFSKCLKATSKSVVADVLSHPLVCSATSPDNCNDLHLLNSGNTPTKSSFKSLNVLSSLRKRSKRFIYAINNTLLYQEEKIQKEVTSESPAHPILPHSESDSCEFKGCRVASVDDQDCLLLSERKCLQSNVREKNFSTCTLKMDTLDNSSDNLFNNRPKQQDLRDLGENAREDQSATLLKCLQLSNTQKEDTTNSLNSELISNIKRKVLTSARLMARKHSRLLLKSCCLEKGKEDKYMSANVNVGATVPQNLKEELVWSSRNNERLSDTHHDTMSGTNDGFNNTLSQISFGINGLSSDCHNKISTDKRRATDQRSVVDCREVLGPLGINSSENDNIGLKQGEKTDAAAFSEVVANNEEPKSAENNGRAQAAAVSNVPVETAKELLDCIGDSSLNEVISEDNKQVAPMYSSKKPNENLKYKGKPSGNLNACSFNLGFGGFQTASNKQIKFSEVSLAKGKMLFRDIENECFEAYSMERVRNFSNQVKKDNLFFSDSESKSSNNLSDSLDSQTNSLEPGHTQLIPHKAGLCKSFPRSQQSLQEKNQTLTASQEAEIAELSSILEETGSQFEFTQFRKQSNMIQSQAFQQFRSVGTHGAKNVENISETREDADFCSTFISENQVKNDKYCTKQEDTNEDTHVVEYKGDSGVVFHKNDKKVTFTNSDRNGSRMSDESFPVAKQDGFSSFVGFTSAGGKKISVSKAALKRSAELFRDLDDDNYLLQSSETSTACHSSNGHMSSNCNFVRCMTKENKKIVRVSGFKSMDAVSHMDSVAHHAQEKNTSTPFKENTENERTISTNNTENYDSTSTIVNGLLSIKKHNQNLRTSKQFFSEGDCQVEGSLQEDSLDVTCPGNAITTAEECSLSDEMENLSSNWKEGVKQENEPSSQKCQTPAGGDVSISHVALDNALHLLNVQCGERDVNVLENCDKQKTNSTNMEAEDTTHEKILLVNESGIKLGSYHHNQIPFEQEVNVEKNEVKESYLTDFHTATGKKITIADGFLAKAEQFFAENVDLAKKHCDSFENPLKKKKCGKNCVKDLCVESIAQCDPEKLGFDKKLVPKEPGDQFKQTVESSPVKHTVILDTVKVDTFVNLGEDCKRSSVASYAHKKADVRPGKPELESFLRQESDALNGTHLSEGGKLFAERERKYSAKKRDDAEITHDFPVHSAASLHLMKVSNDLADNSVPGDIKNTSFVEDSNNNQSLLLTSESSSSHLNCDSEFELEHLNKPCADTNCFTDTIVNACESRALVSPPEHETNLTSLKETSLKVENQKDYTKQIVFSTAKGKRVSVSESALARVRQMFQENCSESVKYEIETKSRTDQAEIAGNSSWVIHAKCPNSVNFLSATRSEEINSASSHVIKVNASASDNGHQDTNTCVDSKSVPNSQRRHFEQNVKLLRHLPVPDKQINQPNSSTSNLGFFSTASGKPVQLSEESLRKARQLFSEMESNHSSHQQEPFLVEEAVEESEMHTDVVPRKMQVVLPKEEENASTELISDPGFGFSTASGKQVTVSKNAYQKAKAILKESDFLRSELGITDRLSSINESGQHAESSTDEVISESKIEKSCNEDFNLKSIYAEEMKSLPSSHHVKIPEYIPHSKKNEQLTSFKNSFQQEETRSSGKGQLNLGMKTDSEAISCNDTARAEINTNLLQTPRNYLEMEAVESARAFMEDDSSDSGVQIEASQSFSGRLDKNFQSKTFGKRHFEDKNSFGEPPVKRQLLLEFNRTKNLSRSLKASKSTPDGIFKDRRKFMYHVPLKPITCQPFGATKERQEVKNPTLTVPDQDFKGFKSKPAIFQHCALRQSSNGTAGFSTPCKAPAKESEETRSLYKSGKAVKTFIPPFKTKLTFSASEQGSSSRICDSPIRKNVTEEMELNQVTTQESVAEPQDHQSCIQHAADTDVENAMVQMLTNLRCARDLQEMRIKKKYRQNISSQPGSLYVIKTSARNRISLKTAVEEKSPGFYSTEELYTYGVSKHCLQINSTNAESFQFLIEDFFGKEYLLAGNGMQLADGGWLIPTDEGKAGKKEFYRALCDTPGVDPKLITETWVYNHYRWIVWKLAAMEVSFPHEFANRCLTPETVLLQLKYRYDLEVDKSKRSAIKKITERDDAAGKTLVLCISKIISLNTVVSPSSSNKNLESKKAAAIIEVTDGWYGIRALLDPPLKAFLHRRRLTVGQKIIVHGAELVGSQNGCTPLEAPDSLMLKISANSTRCARWHAKLGFHRDPRPFPLPLSSLYSEGGAVGCIDVVIQRTYPLQWMEKTSAGSYVFRNNRAEEREAAKHAEDQQKKLEALFAKIQAEYEKHEERTQRTTPRSRIVTRQQIHNLQDGADLYEAIQNASDPGYMEGYLSEDQLKALNAHRQLMNDKKQTRIREEFKKALESAEQEENSCSKRDVSTVWKLCVVDYRKQEKHKGVILSIWRPLLDVCSLLKEGGRYRIYQLSASQAKGRSDSTNIQLTATKKTQYLQLSVSQEMLAQIFFPRQALKFSHLLDPSFQPPCAEVDLVGVVVSVSRTGFATMVYLSDESYNLVAVKIWTDLRHFAIEDIVVRCSFISASNLQWQSEFRSAIPVLLAGDLSVFSACPKEKYLQEKVNELKSMIENVASFCSDAESKLMNLLRRNLLLTPTLTKRCGWECPSPSCSSGLYAEDKTSVSSKIEIKHPSPLSTSTPNMKLVTPGSAKTPSSSTINEEHPKNSKKRKAMDLLSCIPAPPPLTPLCSIISPSVKRAFQPPRSLGLQRSKSSKETNRNIGCATHCRKLRQTVHLPENDLVADEELAMINTQALMNNLPEEKKIHYVNENSDTIATNFSDDLSPKNSSRSTGEANNSSKISS from the exons ATGGATAAGAAAATGGCTTACAGCCCTGTGGAAAGACCAGccttctttgaaatatttaaggCACATTGCAGTGAATCAG aCTTAGGGCCTATCAGTCTCAACTGGTTTGAAGAACTCAGTGCAGAAGCACCACCATATGAGTCTAAATTGTTAGGAGAACTTGATGGTCCCCCTGGCTGGCTTGATCGAACTTTTAAAACTCCAAGGGCAAAACTTTCCACATACAGTCAGCTAGCATCAACTccacttatttttaaagaacaaaatacgATATTGCCACCATATTCTTCTCCTGGAAAAGAACtggatcagaaaaaaacaggagcaa GCAGAGATAATTTGATAAGCCCAAGTATcgcaagaagaaaagcagatcaagaaaatgaaatatttgcttctCCTCATGGTACCTGCCACAACTGCCTTGCTGCTAGGTATGCTAA TCCAACTATTTTAAGGAATACTTACAGAACACCTCAGAGAAGTACTATTCCTG GACCATATGGAAGCTTGTTTTGCACACCAAAACTTCTGGAG GTCAGAACTCCAAAACGTATTTCTGAAAGTTTGGGAGCAGAAGTGGATCCAGATATGTCCTGGTCAAGTTCTTTAGCCACGCCTCCTACACTTGGTGCAACAGTGATAATAG CCAGAGAGAATGATTCTATTTCTGGAGCAAAGCAACAAGGTGAAAGAGCTGACATA GCTTTGCAAAGCTTTGTTTCCAACCATGATAAATGTCCTGGGACAAGTGATACAGGTTTGCTGTCTGTACCAGAGACTGTGAAGCCAAATGCTGAAGATGACATCAAAGATTTTG AGTCGGAGATGTTAGATGCCTTATTTGGTGAGATGAATAGCTTTGAGGACACATTCAACATGCCTGCTAATTCCAATGGAACCCTTCTGCTGATGCCACGTGCTCTGGATGTAGTagagaaatgtgaaataaacacagataaagcacaaggaaaggggGATGTTCCTTGTGAGCAGTCTGTTAGAAGAAAGGCTGGCATTTCACATGACTTGAAAACAACAAGCCAGACTGAAAATAGCCTCCCTATTGAAATGAATGATTCTTTACTCCAAAACATTGATGAAGATACGGGGGCTGTTAAAGATAGCTGTCCAGTAGGACATGAAAAGGAACTGGAGTCACTTACCATCACAGGAGATGTGCAAGATTATAGAACATATGTGTCAGCTGAGAATGAGAAGCCTATGAAAGAAGCCGTGCCATCTTCATCAAGCCAGTGGTCTCAACTGAGCTTATCTGATCTTGATGTAACTCACTTGGAAACATCTCTATGCAGTTCTCCATCGTCTGACTTCTGTAGAGAGAAAAATTTAGGAGATAAGTCAGTGCTGGTGACCAAGGATGATGCTGTTGAAACATCTTTACTGAATACTTCAGGCTTCATAAAAGCACAAAAGCTGTTGAGTGCCAATTTGTCAGAAAAGTGCTATGATGTGCAAAATTCTGAAAACAACCAAACATGGGAAATAACTCCAGTGAAATCTGTGTCTGTGAGTGTTCAAGATCCAAAGTTAGTAAAAGGATGTGCAGATGAGGTTTCCAAAATGAGCTTCTTAAACTGTAATTCCTTTTTAATTGAAAGTACAAATGTCACGGAGTATTCTGTAGTCTACAATGGCAGCTTTTCCAAATGTTTAAAAGCAACTTCCAAATCTGTGGTAGCTGATGTTCTGTCTCACCCACTTGTATGTAGTGCTACATCTCCTGATAATTGCAATGACCTACATTTATTAAATAGTGGAAATACTCCTACGAAGTCTAGTTTTAAAAGCCTGAATGTGTTATCCAGCTTGAGAAAGAGATCCAAGAGATTTATTTATGCAATAAATAATACTTTACTgtatcaggaagaaaaaatacagaaagaagtaaCCTCTGAATCACCTGCTCATCCTATATTACCTCATTCGGAATCTGATTCATGTGAATTTAAAGGCTGTCGTGTGGCCAGTGTTGATGATCAAG ACTGCTTGCTTCTTTCAGAGAGAAAGTGTTTGCAATCGAATGTCAGGGAAAAGAATTTCAGCACTTGTACTTTAAAAATGGATACATTGGATAACTCCTCTGACAATTTGTTCAACAATAGGCCGAAGCAACAAGACCTGAGAGATTTGGGGGAAAATGCCAGAGAAGACCAATCTGCTACATTATTAAAATGCTTACAATTATCTAATACTCAGAAAGAAGACACAACAAATTCTTTAAATAGTGAActaatttcaaatattaaacGTAAAGTTCTAACTTCAGCACGACTAATGGCAAGAAAGCATTCCAGATTGCTCCTCAAAAGCTGTTGCTTAGAGAAAGGCAAGGAGGATAAGTACATGAGTGCTAATGTGAATGTTGGAGCTACTGTACCTCAGAACCTGAAAGAAGAACTTGTGTGGTCTTCAAGGAATAACGAACGTTTGAGTGATACGCACCATGACACTATGTCTGGGACAAATGACGGTTTCAATAACACTTTGAGTCAGATCAGCTTCGGCATAAATGGACTCAGCAGTGATTGCCACAATAAAATATCAACTGATAAAAGGCGTGCGACAGACCAGCGGTCTGTAGTTGACTGTAGAGAAGTACTTGGACCTTTGGGAATAAACTCCTCAGAAAATGATAATATTGGATTGAAACAAGGGGAGAAAACAGATGCAGCTGCCTTTTCAGAAGTTGTAGCCAATAACGAAGAGCCAAAGTCAGCTGAAAACAATGGACGTGCTCAAGCAGCTGCTGTCAGTAATGTACCTGTAGAGACTGCTAAAGAATTGTTAGATTGTATAGGTGATAGTTCTTTAAATGAAGTAATTTCTGAAGACAATAAGCAAGTAGCACCTATGTATTCCAGCAAAAAGCCAAATGAGAACCTGAAGTATAAAGGGAAACCATCGGGAAATCTTAATGCATGTAGTTTCAATCTGGGCTTTGGTGGTTTTCAGACTGCTTCAAATAAACAGATTAAATTCTCTGAAGTCAGTTTAGCAAAAGGCAAAATGCTGTTCAGAGATattgaaaatgaatgttttgaaGCCTATTCCATGGAAAGAGTCAGAAACTTTTCAAATCAAGTTAAAAAGGATAATCTGTTTTTCTCAGATTCAGAAAGCAAGTCGAGCAATAATTTATCTGATTCTTTAGATTCACAAACAAATTCTCTTGAGCCCGGGCATACACAGTTAATTCCACATAAAGCTGGCTTGTGTAAAAGCTTTCCTAGAAGTCAACAAtccttgcaagaaaaaaatcaaaccttgACAGCAAGCCAAGAAGCTGAAATTGCTGAACTTTCTAGTATCCTGGAAGAAACAGGTAGTCAGTTTGAATTTACACAGTTTAGAAAGCAAAGTAACATGATACAAAGTCAGGCCTTTCAACAGTTTAGAAGTGTGGGAACACATGGAGcaaagaatgtggaaaatatttctgaaacaagGGAAGATGCTGATTTTTGTAGCACTTTTATATCTGAAAATCAAGTAAAAAATGATAAGTATTGTACTAAGCAGGAAGACACAAATGAAGACACTCATGTGGTGGAATACAAAGGAGACAGTGGAGTGGTTTTccataaaaatgacaaaaaggtTACTTTTACTAACTCAGACAGAAATGGAAGTAGAATGTCTGATGAGAGCTTTCCAGTAGCTAAACAGGACGGCTTTTCTAGTTTCGTAGGCTTTACTTCAGCTGGaggtaaaaaaataagtgtttctaAGGCAGCTTTGAAGAGGTCTGCAGAGCTCTTCAGGGACTTGGATGATGATAACTATTTGCTTCAATCTTCTGAAACTAGTACTGCATGTCACAGTTCAAATGGGCATATGTCTTCTAACTGCAATTTTGTCAGATGtatgacaaaagaaaacaaaaaaatagttcGTGTTTCAGGTTTCAAAAGCATGGATGCTGTTTCCCACATGGATTCCGTTGCCCACCAtgcccaggaaaaaaatactagtacaccatttaaagaaaatacgGAAAATGAGAGAACAATATCAACaaataatactgaaaattaTGATAGTACTAGCACTATTGTCAACGGTCTATTGTCTATTAAAAAGCATAACCAGAATCTTAGAACTTCCAAACAATTTTTCAGTGAAGGAGATTGCCAAGTTGAAGGTAGTTTGCAAGAAGACTCATTAGATGTAACATGTCCAGGAAATGCTATTACAACCGCGGAAGAATGTAGTTTATCAGATGAAATGGAAAACCTCTCTTCTAATTGGAAAGAAGGCGTAAAGCAGGAAAATGAACCCTCGTCACAAAAATGTCAAACTCCAGCTGGTGGCGATGTCTCCATTTCTCATGTAGCTTTGGATAATGCACTACACTTACTCAATGTGCAATGTGGAGAAAGAGATgtaaatgttttagagaactgtgacaaacaaaagacaaataGTACAAATATGGAAGCAGAAGACACCACCCATGAAAAGATCCTGTTAGTGAATGAAAGTGGAATAAAATTGGGTTCTTATCATCATAATCAAATACCTTTTGAGCAAGAGGtgaatgttgaaaaaaatgaagtgaaggAGAGTTATCTGACTGATTTTCATACTGCTACTGGCAAGAAAATAACAATTGCTGATGGATTTTTGGCTAAAGCTGAACAGttttttgcagaaaatgttGATTTAGCAAAGAAACATTGTGACAGTTTTGAGAACcccttaaagaaaaagaaatgtggtaAAAACTGTGTCAAAGACTTGTGTGTTGAAAGCATTGCTCAATGTGATCCAGAAAAACTTGGTTTTGATAAAAAACTTGTTCCCAAAGAACCAGGAGATCAATTTAAGCAGACAGTGGAGAGCAGTCCCGttaaacatactgtgattcttgATACTGTTAAAGTTGATACATTTGTTAATCTAGGTGAAGATTGTAAAAGAAGTTCAGTAGCTTCATATGCACATAAAAAAGCTGACGTCAGACCTGGAAAGCCAGAATTAGAATCCTTTCTGAGACAGGAGAGCGATGCTTTAAATGGAACTCATTTGTCTGAAGGTGGAAAACTGTTTgctgagagagagaggaaataCTCAGCAAAAAAGAGGGATGACGCAGAAATCACGCACGATTTTCCTGTGCACTCTGCTGCATCTCTGCATTTAATGAAGGTATCAAATGACCTTGCAGATAATTCTGTTCCAGGAGAtataaaaaatacttcatttgtTGAGGATAGTAACAATAATCAATCTCTCCTATTAACTTCAGAAAGTAGCTCTTCACATTTGAACTGTGACAGTGAGTTTGAGTTAGAACATCTAAATAAACCTTGTGCTGATACAAACTGCTTCACAGACACCATCGTTAATGCTTGCGAAAGCCGGGCACTAGTCAGTCCTCCTGAACATGAAACTAATTTAACCAGCTTAAAAGAAACGTCACTTAAGGTTGAAAATCAAAAGGATTATACCAAACAAATTGTGTTTAGTACAGCAAAAGGTAAAAGGGTTTCTGTTTCGGAAAGTGCATTAGCAAGAGTCAGACAAATGTTTCAAGAAAACTGCAGTGAATCAGTAAAATATGAAATTGAGACTAAATCAAGAACTGATCAAGCAGAAATTGCTGGAAATTCATCTTGGGTGATTCATGCCAAGTGTCCTAattctgttaattttttaagtGCCACAAGAAGTGAAGAGATTAATTCAGCTTCATCCCATGTTATTAAAGTCAATGCAAGTGCTAGTGACAATGGTCACCAAGATACAAACACATGTGTAGACTCAAAGTCTGTTCCAAATTCTCAGAGGCGACACTTTGAACAGAATGTTAAGCTTTTAAGGCACTTGCCTGTTCCAGATAAGCAGATAAATCAGCCAAATTCTTCTACAAGCAATCTTGGGTTTTTTAGTACAGCAAGTGGTAAGCCTGTACAACTATCTGAAGAGTCACTTAGGAAAGCTAGACAGCTCTTTTCTGAAATGGAAAGTAATCATTCATCACATCAACAAGAACCATTTTTAGTTGAGGAAGCTGTTGAAGAGTCTGAAATGCACACTGACGTAGTTCCTAGGAAAATGCAGGTGGTATTGccaaaagaggaagaaaatgccaGCACTGAATTGATTTCAGATCCTGGTTTTGGGTTCAGCACTGCAAGTGGAAAGCAGGTAACGGTCTCTAAAAATGCCTatcaaaaagcaaaggcaatttTAAAAGAATCTGACTTTCTAAGAAGTGAACTTGGCATTACAGATCGACTTAGTTCAATTAATGAAAGTGGTCAACATGCAGAATCTTCAACTGATGAAGTGATCTCAGAATCCAAAATTGAAAAAAGCTGCAATGAAGATTTTAACTTAAAAAGCATTTATGCTGAGGAAATGAAGTCTCTTCCAAGCAGCCACCATGTCAAAATACCTGAGTACATACCACATAGTAAGAAAAATGAGCAGTTAACATCAtttaaaaacagctttcagCAAGAGGAGACTAGGTCTTCTGGAAAAGGACAGCTGAATCTGGGAATGAAAACAGATTCTGAAGCAATTTCATGCAATGATACTGCTagagcagaaataaatactAATCTTCTCCAAACTCCAAGAAATTACTTGGAAATGGAGGCTGTAGAAAGTGCAAGAGCTTTTATGGAAGATGATAGTTCTGATTCTGGAGTTCAGATTGAAGCTTCACAGTCCTTCAGTGGCAGACTGGATAAAAACTTTCAAAGTAAGACCTTTGGGAAGAGGCACTTTGAAGACAAAAACTCATTTG GAGAACCTCCAGTTAAAAGACAGCTACTGCTTGAATTTAACAGAACAAAGAATCTCTCCAGATCTTTGAAAGCTTCAAAAAGCACCCCTGATG gcattttcaaagacagaagaaaatttatGTACCATGTTCCTTTAAAACCCATAACTTGTCAACCTTTTGG AGCTACTAAAGAACGACAAGAAGTCAAGAATCCTACCCTTACTGTACCAGATCAAGACTTCAAAGGATTCAAATCTAAACCTGCCATTTTTCAGCACTGTGCACTGAGACAATCTTCAAATGGTACTGCTGGCTTTTCTACTCCATGTAAGGCCCCAGCAAAAGAGagtgaagaaacaagaagtttGTACAAATCTGGCAAAGCTGTTAAAACTTTTATTCCACCCTTCAAAACCAAGCTGACATTTTCTGCCAGTgaacaaggcagcagcagcagaatatGTGACTCACCAATCAGAAAAAATGTGACTGAAGAGATGGAATTAAATCAGGTCACAACTCAAGAAAGTGTTGCTGAACCTCAGGACCACCAGTCTTGCATCCAGCATGCAGCAGACACTGACGTGGAAAATG ctaTGGTCCAGATGCTGACAAATCTCCGCTGTGCCAGAGATCTGCAGGAAatgagaattaaaaagaaatacaggcaAAATATTAGCTCACAGCCAGGCAGTCTTTATGTCATTAAAACATCTGCGAGGAATAGAATCTCTCTGAAAACTGCAGTGGAAGAGAAATCTCCTGGTTTTTATTCTACAGAAGAG CTTTACACATACGGTGTTTCAAAACATTGCCTACAAATTAACAGCACAAATGCAGAATCTTTCCAGTTTCTCATCGAAGACTTTTTTGGCAAGGAGTATTTATTAGCTGGAAATGGGATGCAACTTGCTGATGGGGGATGGCTGATACCTAcagatgaggggaaagctggaAAAAAGGAGTTTTACAG AGCCCTCTGTGACACTCCTGGTGTGGATCCCAAGCTAATAACAGAGACCTGGGTTTACAATCACTATAGGTGGATTGTATGGAAATTGGCAGCCATGGAAGTGTCTTTTCCACATGAATTTGCTAACAGATGTTTGACACCAGAAACTGTGCTCTTGCAGTTGAAATACAG GTATGATTTGGAAGTTGATAAAAGTAAGCGATCAGCAatcaaaaaaataacagaaagagaTGATGCGGCAGGTAAAACGCTTGTACTGTGTATTTCTAAAATCATATCGCTGAACACCGTTGTATCTCCTAGCAGTAGCAATAAAAACCTGGAAagtaaaaaagcagcagcaataatTGAAGTTACTGATGGCTGGTATGGGATTAGAGCTCTTCTGGATCCACCTCTCAAAGCTTTCTTACATAGAAGAAGGCTGACTGTTGGTCAGAAGATCATAGTGCACGGAGCAGAACTTGTTGGCTCTCAAAATGGATGTACGCCACTGGAAGCCCCAGATTCCCTTATGTTAAAG ATTTCAGCGAACAGCACCCGGTGTGCACGGTGGCACGCAAAATTAGGATTTCATCGGGATCCCAgaccttttcctttgcctttgtcATCGCTTTACAGCGAGGGTGGTGCAGTGGGGTGTATTGATGTGGTTATTCAAAGAACTTATCCTCTTCAG TGGATGGAGAAGACATCAGCTGGTTCATATGTGTTTCGTAACAACCGAGCTGAAGAAAGGGAAGCTGCCAAGCATGCAGAGGATCAGCAAAAGAAACTGGAAGCTCTGTTTGCAAAAATCCAAGCAGAATATGAAAAGCATGAAG AGAGAACTCAAAGAACAACACCGAGATCACGCATAGTCACACGACAGCAAATCCATAATTTGCAAGATGGTGCGGATCTTTATGAAGCAATTCAGAATGCATCTGATCCTGGGTATATGGAG GGATATCTCAGTGAAGACCAATTAAAAGCTTTGAATGCTCACAGGCAGTTGATGAATGATAAAAAGCAAACTCGGATACGGGAAGAATTCAAGAAGGCTTTAGAGTcagcagaacaggaagaaaacagttgTTCCAAAAGAGATGTGTCTACTGTATGGAAACTATGTGTGGTAGActacagaaagcaagaaaaacataaag GAGTGATACTGAGTATCTGGCGTCCACTGCTGGATGTTTGTTCCTTGTTAAAGGAGGGCGGTCGGTACAGAATCTACCAGCTGTCAGCATCACAGGCCAAGGGAAGATCAGACTCAACTAACATACAGTTAACAGCAACAAAGAAAACTCAGTATCTACAACTGTCA gTATCACAGGAGATGCTGgcacagattttctttccaaGACAGGCTCTAAAATTCAGCCATTTGTTGGATCCTTCTTTTCAGCCACCATGTGCTGAAGTTGATCTAGTTGGCGTTGTAGTTTCTGTTAGCAGAACAG gTTTTGCTACTATGGTGTACTTATCTGATGAAAGCTATAATTTAGTGGCAGTAAAGATCTGGACAGATCTCAGACACTTTGCTATTGAAGATATAGTTGTCCGCTGTTCATTCATTTCTGCAAGCAACCTTCAGTGGCAATCTGAATTCAGATCAGCGATTCCTGTGCTCTTGGCTGGAGATCTTTCTGTATTCTCAGCCTGTCCAAAGGAAAAGTATCTTCAAGAGAAGGTTAATGAACTGAAAAGTATGATAGAG AATGTGGCCTCGTTTTGCTCTGATGCAGAAAGTAAATTGATGAATTTGCTACGAAGAAATCTCTTGCTTACACCCACTTTAACTAAAAGATGTGGCTGGGAATGCCCCTCTCCTTCCTGCAGCTCAGGTCTTTATGCAGAGGATAAAACCTCG GTCTCTTCTAAAATTGAAATAAAGCATCCAAGCCCTTTGTCAACTAGCACACCAAATATGAAACTTGTCACACCGGGGTCAGCAAAAACACCTTCATCTTCTACAATTAATGAAGAGCATCccaaaaacagcaaaaagagaaaagctatGGACTTGCTCAGTTGCATACCTGCCCCTCCACCCCTTACACCACTGTGTTCAATAATTTCTCCATCTGTAAAAAGAGCATTTCAGCCTCCACGAAGTTTGGGTTTACAGCGCAGCAAGTcatcaaaagaaacaaatcggAACATTGGTTGTGCCACTCACTGTAGAAAATTGAGACAAACTGTCCATCTTCCTGAGAATGACCTGGTTGCTGATGAAGAGCTTGCAATGATTAATACACAAGCACTCATGAATAATTtaccagaagaaaagaagatcCATTATGTAAATGAAAACAGCGATACAATAGCTACTAATTTTTCTGATGATCTTTCACCCAAAAATAGTTCCAGGTCTACTGGGGAAGCCAATAACTCATCAAAAATCAGTTCCTGA